Genomic window (Euzebya rosea):
AGTCGATGGGGCTGACCGCCGCGCCGCGGGCCGGTGAGCAGGTGGAGGACGCCCGGCGTCGCATCGCGATGGCCGACGAGGTCGTGGTCGACACCCCCCATGTCGTCGTCGTCCGGACTCCCCACGGCTTCGTGTGCGCCAACGCCGGCATCGACGCCTCCAACGTGCCCGGCGGTGAGCTGCTGCTGCTGCCCGACGACGTGGACGCGGCCGCCGCGGACATCCGCGCGGGGCTGCGTCGCCTGACCGGCGTCGACACCGCGGTGATCGTCTCCGACACCTTCGGCCGTGCCTGGCGGGAGGGCCAGACCGACGTCGCGCTGGGGGTTGCCGGCATGCAGGCCCTGCGCGACGAACGCGGCACCGTCGACCGGGAGGGTCAGGCGCTGCGCGTGACGCTGATCGCCCAGGCCGACCAGATCGCCGGTGCGGCCGACATGGTCCGCGACAAGGCCGCCGGGGTGCCCGTCGTCGTCGTCCGCGGGCTGGACGTGGTGGCCCCCTCGGCGACGGGCGGCGGACAGGCGCTGGTCCGGGGGCCCGAGACCGACCTGTTCCCCCACGGACGGGGCTGGCTGGCCCGTCGCCTGGCAACGGGGGAGGGGGCGCCGGTGCGGGCCGGCCTGCCCGAGGCGTGGGAGTGGCAGCGGGTCGCCGAGGCGGCGGGGGGCGGGTCGTTTGTGGCCGACCGCATCGACGTGGCCGACGGGCTGGCTGCAGGCCGTGCCGAGGCAGCGCTGCTGGACCTGGGCTACGACGCCGCGGTGCACCACGGTGACGGCTGGACGGTCGTCGTCCGGCCGGTGGGCTGACCGGAGACAGGGGGGCCGGTGGTGTCCGGCCGGTGCCTTACAGGGTTGCGTCCTGGCTCGCCGAGTCCTGCAGGGCGCCGTCCACGATGCGGACCGTGCGGTCGCCGTAGTCGAGCACCCGCTCGTCGTGGGTCACCACGATCGCCGCGACGCCCCGG
Coding sequences:
- the cofE gene encoding coenzyme F420-0:L-glutamate ligase, with the translated sequence MHITLLPVEGIGEVRAGDDLPGLISAAVGLRDGDVVVVSSKVVSKSMGLTAAPRAGEQVEDARRRIAMADEVVVDTPHVVVVRTPHGFVCANAGIDASNVPGGELLLLPDDVDAAAADIRAGLRRLTGVDTAVIVSDTFGRAWREGQTDVALGVAGMQALRDERGTVDREGQALRVTLIAQADQIAGAADMVRDKAAGVPVVVVRGLDVVAPSATGGGQALVRGPETDLFPHGRGWLARRLATGEGAPVRAGLPEAWEWQRVAEAAGGGSFVADRIDVADGLAAGRAEAALLDLGYDAAVHHGDGWTVVVRPVG